The Flavobacterium praedii genome window below encodes:
- a CDS encoding murein L,D-transpeptidase catalytic domain family protein: protein MVYKVLFASIYMFFSYSFKDNGTNTLKTATNRKVASNLTSSLDTKIIEVYKSLKGNRFELPKSECFAEALKGFYALKEKGLVKKDILAVVDFSLSSNAKRLWIIDLVNNEVLFQSLVAHGRNTGDEFANNFSNTPESFKSSLGFYATGEVYKGKHGVSLKLDGLEKGLNDQARKRAVVIHGADYVSEAFIRAHNRLGRSQGCPAVPVDVASDVIDMIKGGACLFIYHPSLNKTNRMKLVS, encoded by the coding sequence ATGGTTTACAAAGTTTTATTTGCTTCAATTTATATGTTTTTTTCATATTCATTTAAGGATAATGGTACTAATACATTAAAAACAGCTACAAATAGAAAAGTAGCTTCTAATTTGACTTCAAGTTTAGATACCAAAATTATAGAGGTTTATAAATCTCTAAAAGGGAATCGTTTTGAATTACCTAAATCAGAATGTTTTGCAGAAGCCTTAAAAGGATTTTATGCTTTAAAAGAAAAAGGTTTGGTTAAAAAAGACATTCTTGCAGTAGTAGATTTTAGTTTGTCCTCAAATGCAAAACGTCTTTGGATTATTGATTTAGTAAACAATGAAGTGTTGTTTCAATCTCTAGTGGCACATGGGAGAAATACAGGTGATGAATTTGCCAATAATTTTTCAAATACTCCAGAATCTTTCAAAAGTAGCTTAGGGTTTTATGCAACAGGAGAAGTTTATAAAGGAAAACATGGAGTTTCTCTAAAACTTGATGGTTTGGAGAAAGGGTTAAATGATCAAGCACGCAAAAGAGCTGTTGTAATACATGGCGCTGATTATGTTTCTGAAGCCTTCATAAGAGCACACAACCGATTAGGAAGAAGTCAAGGTTGTCCCGCAGTTCCTGTAGATGTTGCTTCAGATGTTATTGATATGATTAAAGGTGGAGCTTGCTTATTTATTTATCATCCATCATTGAATAAAACAAATAGAATGAAATTAGTTTCGTAA
- a CDS encoding L,D-transpeptidase family protein: protein MNKISFLIIFMAFVSCKKDSIINIDSLTDSKKNDKEGSILAIDTLLYAPFKSKILNEFYNSKDNETVWQSENNRKIIIKTIKNCETEGLNPDDYNITKLSELEKKFSDLDESEQINYDLLLTYNFQKYLTHLHNGKLNPRKIYNNWDLHINELDIKTILNNAIEKDSLIHEIEKCQPKALTYQKLIKALEIINKFPDEQTPLIVTEDKIYHNKKNIAVINIKKKLRYWKDLKAKDSITSTYDDDTFEAVKKFQTRHGLISDGIIGKSTITALNFTKEERKNQIIANLERWRWFSKSFAENYLLINIPNYSLNVIEKQKITMNKRIVVGKINRKTPILTSILQTVVFNPTWTVPPTILKEDLLPEMIKNRNTLKNKGIGIYDSKNKEIDPLDWNEKRPRGYRYIQKPGYYNSLGVVKINFPNKHSVYLHDTNHRNLFERNNRSLSSGCVRIEKPLELAQLLLDNPVQYSKEKIDSIVATRETLFIGIKKRYAIYQWYWTAWSENDELIFRDDIYKLDADLYKQLRN from the coding sequence ATGAATAAAATTTCCTTCCTTATTATATTTATGGCTTTTGTAAGCTGCAAAAAAGACTCTATCATAAATATTGACTCATTAACAGACTCAAAAAAAAATGATAAAGAAGGATCGATCCTTGCTATTGACACACTTTTATATGCTCCTTTTAAAAGCAAAATACTAAATGAATTCTATAATTCCAAAGACAACGAGACGGTTTGGCAATCTGAAAACAACAGAAAAATAATTATCAAAACCATCAAAAACTGTGAGACGGAAGGTTTAAATCCAGACGATTATAACATCACTAAGCTATCCGAACTGGAAAAAAAATTCTCTGATCTAGATGAATCAGAACAAATAAATTATGACTTATTACTAACTTATAATTTTCAAAAATATTTAACCCACTTACATAATGGCAAACTCAATCCTAGAAAAATTTACAACAACTGGGATTTACATATTAATGAATTGGACATTAAAACTATTTTAAACAATGCCATAGAAAAAGATTCTTTAATTCATGAAATTGAAAAATGCCAACCAAAAGCTTTAACATATCAAAAACTGATAAAAGCGTTAGAAATTATCAATAAATTTCCTGACGAACAAACTCCATTAATAGTTACAGAAGATAAAATTTATCATAACAAAAAAAACATAGCAGTAATCAACATCAAAAAAAAATTAAGGTATTGGAAAGATTTAAAAGCCAAAGACAGCATCACTTCAACTTATGATGATGATACTTTTGAGGCTGTAAAAAAATTTCAAACTAGACATGGTTTAATTTCAGATGGCATTATTGGAAAAAGCACTATAACTGCTCTTAATTTCACAAAAGAAGAAAGAAAAAACCAAATCATAGCCAATCTAGAACGCTGGAGATGGTTTTCTAAATCCTTTGCAGAAAACTACCTCTTGATTAATATCCCCAATTATAGTTTGAACGTAATAGAAAAGCAAAAAATCACTATGAATAAACGTATAGTTGTTGGAAAAATTAATCGAAAAACTCCAATCCTTACCTCTATTTTACAGACCGTCGTTTTCAACCCAACTTGGACCGTACCACCAACTATCCTGAAAGAAGATTTATTACCCGAAATGATTAAAAACAGAAACACCTTGAAAAACAAAGGCATTGGTATTTATGACTCAAAAAACAAGGAGATAGACCCTTTAGATTGGAATGAAAAAAGACCAAGAGGCTATCGCTATATTCAAAAACCAGGGTATTACAATTCGCTAGGAGTCGTTAAGATTAATTTTCCAAATAAACACAGCGTCTATTTACACGATACGAATCACCGTAATTTGTTTGAAAGAAACAATCGTTCCTTGAGTTCAGGATGTGTTCGAATAGAAAAACCATTGGAATTGGCTCAATTATTATTAGACAATCCAGTTCAGTATTCTAAAGAAAAAATAGATTCTATTGTTGCAACAAGAGAAACATTATTTATAGGAATAAAAAAACGCTATGCCATATACCAATGGTACTGGACAGCGTGGAGTGAAAATGACGAATTAATTTTTAGAGATGATATCTACAAACTTGATGCCGATTTATACAAACAATTACGAAACTAA
- a CDS encoding carboxypeptidase-like regulatory domain-containing protein, which yields MKYNFTFSLLFLLASVGVTAQVTLAKRIKGQVSSNGIPLEGINILNTSNINMVVSDSNGSFSILVNEGDILSFSAVNYETLRKYINTKEFKTGNIVVDLTPKSIELNEVLINTRPDITAENLGIIPENQIKLTPAERKLQTAGDFKPTHLLGVLGGALAVDPILNAISGRTKMLKKAVSVERKEFLMLKLQTLFEDKYYLETLKISKDYVRGFQYYCIEDPDFVASLKGKNKTMCMFLIVGLATKFNKDKATDTEVQ from the coding sequence GTGAAATATAATTTTACTTTTTCACTATTGTTTTTGCTTGCATCCGTTGGTGTAACTGCTCAAGTAACTTTAGCTAAAAGGATCAAAGGGCAGGTTTCTTCGAATGGGATTCCATTAGAGGGTATAAATATCTTAAATACTTCCAATATAAATATGGTGGTTTCAGACTCCAATGGCTCGTTTTCGATTTTGGTTAATGAAGGAGATATCTTGAGCTTCTCGGCTGTTAATTATGAAACTTTGCGAAAATATATCAATACTAAAGAATTTAAAACTGGAAATATAGTTGTTGATTTAACTCCAAAAAGTATCGAATTAAACGAAGTTTTAATAAACACGCGTCCTGATATTACTGCTGAAAACTTAGGAATAATTCCTGAGAATCAAATAAAATTAACCCCTGCAGAAAGAAAGTTGCAAACCGCCGGAGATTTTAAGCCGACACACTTGTTGGGTGTATTGGGTGGAGCTTTAGCAGTTGACCCAATTTTGAATGCGATTAGTGGAAGAACAAAAATGCTAAAAAAAGCTGTTTCTGTTGAGAGAAAAGAGTTTTTAATGCTCAAATTACAAACCCTATTTGAGGATAAATATTATTTGGAAACTTTAAAAATTTCTAAAGATTATGTAAGAGGTTTTCAATATTACTGTATTGAGGATCCTGATTTTGTAGCATCTTTAAAAGGAAAAAATAAAACAATGTGTATGTTTTTAATAGTTGGATTGGCTACTAAATTTAATAAAGATAAGGCAACAGATACTGAAGTTCAATGA
- the pepE gene encoding dipeptidase PepE — MKNCIIASTSTLHGGDYLEYILPELQLHFQNCKTILFIPYARPSGITHDEYTSKVAQAFGKINIVVKGIHEFENPQEAIHNAEGIFTGGGNTFLLVTQLYKNELMNILADTVKAGTPYLGTSAGSNICGLTMQTTNDMPIIYPPSFQTLGLIPFNLNPHYLDPDHQSQHMGETRETRIKEFHAFNTLPVLGLREGSWLEVKGDKITLKGNLQARLFRQNLLPEELETGSDLSFLN; from the coding sequence ATGAAAAACTGTATCATAGCAAGTACATCCACACTTCACGGCGGAGATTATTTAGAATATATTTTACCCGAATTGCAATTGCATTTTCAAAACTGTAAAACAATACTATTTATTCCATATGCACGACCAAGCGGCATAACCCATGACGAGTACACCTCTAAAGTCGCACAGGCATTCGGTAAAATAAATATAGTAGTGAAAGGAATTCATGAATTTGAAAACCCACAAGAAGCTATTCATAATGCAGAAGGAATTTTTACTGGTGGAGGTAATACCTTTTTACTGGTTACTCAATTGTACAAAAATGAGCTTATGAATATTCTTGCAGATACCGTAAAGGCCGGTACACCTTATTTAGGAACAAGCGCCGGAAGCAACATTTGCGGATTGACCATGCAAACTACAAATGATATGCCAATTATTTATCCACCGAGTTTTCAAACTTTAGGGTTAATCCCATTCAATTTAAATCCACATTATTTAGACCCGGACCATCAATCCCAACACATGGGGGAAACAAGAGAAACGAGAATAAAAGAGTTTCATGCGTTTAATACTTTACCCGTTTTAGGATTACGCGAAGGAAGCTGGCTAGAGGTTAAAGGAGACAAAATCACTTTAAAAGGAAATTTACAAGCTCGCCTTTTTAGGCAAAACCTATTACCCGAAGAACTAGAAACAGGAAGTGATTTGAGTTTTTTAAATTAA